A single Candidatus Rubidus massiliensis DNA region contains:
- a CDS encoding hypothetical protein (putative conserved protein) → MISSQEDKIISDFLQSIGPWRDYVVVGGGFALFIYKLYLSDPKLKNPPVGTRDIDSLLPRKIPDISKKNIRNYLLEAGFNHVFKDLDEPATEAYVKEIAGTEVEIEFLTDDSARNNKDKNIVIAGVVVQPLTYLTLSLQTTLKFHTYSNVTGKVVTPGAWIFHKGLTFPKRKSSLKIFKDLYGIWYVSSQLGTFSDHALNEFKNLAKQHSKWFKTFQKNLQGWLENASPGEWSKLESQDPSGRLRRLNFEQIMKMILF, encoded by the coding sequence ATGATATCTAGTCAAGAAGACAAAATTATTTCAGATTTTTTACAGTCTATTGGCCCATGGCGAGATTATGTTGTCGTTGGAGGTGGATTTGCCCTTTTCATCTACAAGCTTTATTTAAGTGATCCAAAATTAAAAAATCCTCCAGTGGGAACACGAGATATAGATTCTTTGCTTCCTAGAAAAATCCCGGATATATCTAAAAAAAATATTCGAAATTACCTTCTAGAAGCAGGCTTCAATCATGTATTTAAAGATTTAGATGAGCCTGCAACGGAAGCTTACGTGAAAGAGATTGCAGGAACTGAAGTAGAAATCGAATTTTTGACTGACGATTCTGCAAGAAACAACAAAGATAAAAATATCGTTATAGCCGGTGTGGTAGTCCAACCACTCACTTACCTAACTCTAAGCTTGCAAACAACATTAAAGTTTCATACTTACTCAAATGTTACCGGAAAGGTAGTGACACCTGGAGCTTGGATATTTCATAAAGGCTTAACCTTTCCAAAACGCAAAAGCTCATTAAAAATTTTTAAAGATCTTTATGGAATTTGGTATGTTAGCTCACAGTTGGGTACTTTTTCTGATCATGCATTAAATGAATTCAAAAATCTAGCAAAACAACATTCAAAATGGTTTAAAACTTTTCAAAAGAATCTACAGGGCTGGCTTGAAAATGCTTCTCCAGGCGAGTGGTCAAAACTAGAGTCACAAGATCCCTCTGGTAGATTGCGAAGGCTTAATTTTGAACAAATTATGAAAATGATTTTGTTTTAA
- a CDS encoding Transposase DDE domain protein has product MKKRSHEILEKCRELLLSTTFKNACRSSEKDFSRNRILRFPLLIVFILNLAKRSLQSELIKFSGILTLTFISKQLLSTTRKKILPIAFVKLNDTLISEFYTDNKFPTYLGFRLIVIDGSTLQLPESISILEKYGSCGNQKNNNCMPMAQVSYAYDPLSGLTLDAIISPYGSSERSMACDHILKIQPSTYANDLYIFDRGYPSLTLIFLLAQQRKNYLIRCTGTWLSEVRKLIKNQKRDTIIEISPKRLKGKKREDFKKRLPGVCLNSIQQMRVLIIDLPTGEQEFLITSLLDKDKFEYAMFIKLYHSRWGVEENYKFHKVRIEMENFSGESTQAIEQDFHATIFTANVRALLTNEAQEEMEEIFSKKMLKHDYKINQNIAIGILKDEIVKVLLTPESNLEVFCKRLKQDMKKNIVSIRPGRKYIRIKKTNRKYPMNMRRAL; this is encoded by the coding sequence ATGAAAAAAAGATCTCATGAAATTCTCGAAAAATGCCGAGAACTGCTCTTAAGTACCACATTCAAAAATGCTTGTAGGTCTAGCGAAAAAGACTTTTCTAGAAACCGCATCCTAAGATTTCCTCTTCTGATTGTATTTATATTAAATCTAGCCAAGAGGAGTCTACAAAGCGAATTAATTAAATTTAGCGGAATTTTAACTTTAACGTTCATATCTAAGCAACTTCTTTCAACGACACGAAAAAAAATATTACCGATTGCCTTTGTAAAATTGAATGATACTTTAATTAGTGAATTTTACACTGATAATAAGTTTCCAACTTACCTCGGTTTTCGTTTAATTGTGATAGATGGATCTACTTTACAGTTACCTGAGAGCATCTCTATTTTAGAGAAATATGGATCATGTGGTAACCAAAAAAACAATAACTGTATGCCGATGGCTCAAGTTTCTTATGCATACGATCCTCTCTCTGGATTAACTTTAGATGCTATTATAAGTCCTTATGGGAGTTCTGAACGAAGTATGGCTTGTGACCATATTTTAAAAATTCAACCTTCTACCTATGCTAACGATCTATATATATTTGATCGAGGATACCCTTCTCTTACTTTAATATTTCTTTTGGCCCAACAAAGAAAAAATTATTTAATAAGATGTACTGGGACATGGCTTTCCGAGGTTAGAAAGTTAATAAAGAACCAAAAGAGAGATACAATTATTGAAATTTCTCCAAAAAGACTCAAAGGAAAAAAAAGAGAGGACTTTAAAAAAAGATTGCCCGGGGTGTGTTTAAATTCCATTCAGCAAATGCGCGTTCTTATTATTGATCTTCCTACAGGTGAGCAAGAATTTCTAATAACTTCATTACTAGACAAAGACAAGTTTGAATATGCAATGTTTATAAAATTATATCATTCAAGGTGGGGAGTGGAAGAAAACTATAAATTTCATAAAGTACGTATTGAGATGGAAAATTTTAGTGGGGAATCAACTCAAGCAATAGAGCAAGATTTTCATGCAACTATATTTACAGCCAATGTTAGAGCCTTACTTACAAATGAAGCTCAAGAAGAAATGGAAGAAATCTTCTCTAAAAAGATGTTAAAGCATGACTATAAAATTAATCAGAATATTGCCATTGGGATTTTAAAAGACGAAATTGTCAAGGTTTTGTTGACTCCAGAGAGCAATCTTGAGGTTTTTTGCAAACGTTTGAAGCAAGATATGAAGAAAAATATAGTTTCAATAAGGCCAGGAAGGAAATATATTAGAATTAAAAAAACCAACCGGAAATACCCCATGAACATGCGGCGAGCCTTATGA
- a CDS encoding bifunctional nicotinamide mononucleotide adenylyltransferase/ADP-ribose pyrophosphatase — MSTLSKYFILFAITLTPFTIYSNEIVKTAQAHKPPILTTTAIIEIYEAGQFKGIVLIERGKAPWGKAIPGGKVEYGETVENAVRREMMEEVNLDLNDLRQFHVYSDPNRDFRHHSVEVTHVAKAYKNPTAGDDAAKAFVVKLEDIPWNELAFDHAQVLKHYLEWRNGNTTLAMPKS, encoded by the coding sequence ATGAGTACATTAAGTAAATATTTTATTCTTTTTGCAATAACTCTTACTCCCTTTACTATTTATTCAAATGAAATAGTAAAAACTGCACAAGCTCATAAGCCACCGATTCTCACTACTACAGCAATTATTGAAATATATGAAGCTGGACAATTTAAAGGGATAGTGTTGATTGAACGGGGCAAAGCTCCCTGGGGTAAAGCGATACCTGGAGGAAAGGTAGAATATGGAGAGACTGTTGAAAATGCTGTGAGAAGAGAGATGATGGAAGAAGTTAATCTCGATTTAAATGACCTTAGACAGTTTCATGTTTACTCTGACCCTAATAGAGATTTTAGACATCATTCTGTAGAAGTAACTCATGTTGCAAAAGCTTATAAAAACCCTACAGCTGGAGATGATGCTGCCAAGGCTTTTGTTGTTAAATTAGAAGATATTCCATGGAACGAACTCGCTTTCGATCACGCTCAAGTTTTAAAACATTACCTTGAGTGGCGAAATGGCAATACTACTCTTGCCATGCCAAAGTCATAA
- the tnpA_3 gene encoding Transposase for transposon Tn5: protein MTKNQAPGFGKTNFNDKRLDDRFVKIYEEFKKNPSAILSHVFFNSHQCKAAYRFFQNPKITEEEMLRSHHDTLFDFLISDKCEEILEIQDTTECDYTNHPKTANLGKLGSSKDYRNGIKCHSSLIVTANGLPLGIGSLNLWNRTEFKYNGSKNIRKIPIKEKESFKWINGIENFDTCHLKNLSRIIICDREADFYEFQDYICNNNKGMVIRLRWDRKTEDGLMIKESLKQTPIQGYETIKIKSKGGLGTSREEKEVKLAVRYTTLSMKAPKNIDKSTINSKKLKLTIVHAIEVNPENNEEPVEWNLITNVEVNGLEDALKIIRWYSYRWLVEEFHKILKAGIKVEEARLSEAGRLEKLITFLSIIAVRILWMSRINRLNPEAPIEFMLSEQETVVLTGHAKKKAKKELKNINDAVRYIASLGGFKGRKSDGSPGLLTLWRGLIKFYDMLEGYDIT, encoded by the coding sequence ATGACAAAAAATCAAGCACCAGGATTTGGAAAAACTAATTTTAATGATAAACGACTTGACGACAGATTTGTAAAAATTTACGAAGAATTTAAAAAAAATCCCTCGGCTATCTTATCACACGTTTTTTTTAACTCACATCAATGTAAAGCAGCTTATAGATTTTTTCAAAATCCAAAAATAACTGAAGAGGAAATGCTTAGATCTCATCATGATACACTTTTTGATTTCTTAATTTCGGATAAGTGTGAAGAAATCCTTGAAATTCAAGACACAACTGAATGCGATTATACAAATCACCCAAAAACAGCGAATTTGGGAAAACTTGGATCATCTAAGGATTATAGAAATGGAATTAAGTGTCACAGCTCCTTAATTGTTACTGCTAATGGTTTGCCACTTGGTATAGGTTCGTTAAACCTTTGGAATAGAACAGAATTTAAATATAATGGTAGCAAAAACATTCGGAAAATTCCTATTAAAGAAAAAGAAAGTTTTAAGTGGATTAATGGGATAGAAAATTTTGATACTTGTCATTTAAAAAATCTTTCAAGAATCATTATTTGCGATAGAGAAGCAGATTTTTATGAATTTCAGGATTACATTTGCAATAATAATAAGGGAATGGTAATCCGCCTTAGATGGGATCGTAAAACAGAAGATGGATTAATGATTAAAGAGTCATTGAAGCAAACTCCTATACAAGGTTATGAAACAATCAAGATAAAATCTAAGGGCGGTTTAGGGACGAGTAGGGAGGAAAAAGAGGTAAAATTAGCTGTCCGTTATACAACATTATCTATGAAAGCTCCAAAAAACATCGACAAAAGCACGATCAATAGTAAAAAGTTGAAATTAACAATTGTACATGCAATAGAAGTTAATCCAGAAAATAATGAAGAACCGGTTGAATGGAATTTAATTACCAATGTAGAGGTTAATGGTTTAGAGGATGCTCTAAAGATAATACGTTGGTACAGCTATAGATGGCTCGTAGAGGAATTTCATAAAATATTGAAGGCAGGAATAAAGGTCGAAGAGGCAAGACTTAGTGAGGCAGGCAGGTTAGAGAAATTGATAACGTTTTTATCTATCATAGCAGTTAGAATTTTGTGGATGAGTCGGATAAATCGTCTTAATCCAGAAGCGCCAATTGAGTTTATGTTAAGTGAACAGGAAACCGTTGTATTAACAGGACATGCAAAAAAGAAAGCTAAAAAAGAATTGAAAAACATAAATGATGCAGTAAGATATATCGCTTCTCTTGGAGGATTTAAAGGAAGAAAAAGCGATGGAAGTCCAGGTCTCTTAACATTATGGAGAGGACTTATAAAATTTTATGACATGCTAGAAGGCTATGACATAACATGA
- a CDS encoding ankyrin repeat protein: MNEQALKDRIHTIAKEKGISFNECWKQLLLARFLARLSYSRSEKLIFKGGYLLSYMLEIGRETTDLDFLLTKMTVSEQEIIEIVKQVSSISLKDGFTFLYENIELLEQPHMDYPGYRINLKTEFNRMKDKIQIDVGIGDDVTPEERIFNLFEYKGQPLFESEISLLVYPPETIFAEKLETILSKGVVNSRMKDYHDVVLLSRSNELIQQGSLQTAILNIFQNRGTAFELISFSQNELKPIQKLWTAHIRSLGNRYMDPPLPEEIQKVIQEINSYLVQMKLISIAKMVAELKGKKMINQVKAAILAGADVNDYSNGHLPLNMALKEGPEEVARLLIEGGASIHYDDNSGLTPLQIAINQGQFKNANLLIEKGAFFDPDNPQGYLYPQLYAFQHFGRNEVWNK, encoded by the coding sequence ATGAATGAACAAGCTTTAAAAGACCGTATACATACCATTGCAAAAGAAAAAGGTATTTCATTTAACGAATGCTGGAAACAACTGTTGCTTGCTCGATTTTTAGCGAGGTTGTCGTATTCTAGATCAGAAAAGTTAATTTTTAAAGGTGGATATCTGCTCTCATATATGCTTGAAATAGGACGAGAGACGACTGATCTCGATTTTTTACTCACAAAAATGACTGTAAGCGAACAAGAAATAATAGAGATTGTTAAACAAGTTTCTTCTATATCATTGAAGGATGGTTTTACCTTTTTATATGAAAATATAGAACTTCTAGAACAGCCGCATATGGATTATCCAGGTTATAGGATCAATCTAAAAACTGAATTCAATCGAATGAAAGATAAAATTCAAATCGATGTGGGTATTGGGGATGATGTAACTCCTGAAGAAAGAATTTTTAATCTTTTTGAATATAAGGGTCAGCCATTATTCGAAAGTGAAATATCTTTGCTGGTTTACCCTCCGGAAACGATTTTTGCAGAAAAATTAGAAACAATACTTTCAAAAGGCGTAGTCAATAGTCGAATGAAGGATTATCATGATGTGGTATTGTTAAGTCGAAGTAATGAGCTTATCCAACAGGGTAGCTTGCAAACAGCAATATTAAATATATTCCAAAACAGAGGTACGGCATTTGAATTAATCAGTTTTAGTCAAAATGAACTAAAACCAATACAGAAATTGTGGACAGCCCATATAAGAAGTCTTGGAAACAGATACATGGACCCGCCTCTACCAGAGGAAATCCAAAAAGTCATTCAAGAAATAAATTCTTATCTTGTGCAAATGAAATTAATTTCTATAGCGAAGATGGTTGCAGAACTAAAAGGCAAAAAAATGATTAATCAAGTAAAGGCTGCTATTCTGGCAGGCGCTGATGTAAATGATTATTCAAATGGCCATCTTCCATTAAATATGGCACTTAAAGAAGGACCGGAAGAGGTAGCTCGTTTATTAATTGAGGGAGGAGCTAGTATCCATTATGATGATAATAGTGGATTAACCCCTTTACAGATTGCTATAAATCAAGGTCAGTTTAAAAATGCTAATCTTCTAATTGAAAAAGGCGCCTTTTTTGATCCAGACAATCCTCAGGGTTACCTTTACCCCCAACTTTATGCATTTCAACATTTTGGCCGTAATGAAGTTTGGAATAAATGA